The Oreochromis niloticus isolate F11D_XX unplaced genomic scaffold, O_niloticus_UMD_NMBU tig00007894_pilon, whole genome shotgun sequence genomic interval gctcacaGCGTTcccctgtgctgccatgattagtgcctctgtgctgtctttcagtccagctttgtccagatCCTGGtgggatttctggatgtcatcTGCCAGATTTGCAAGTTCTGCTGGTGATACAGACCGTGCAGGGCCCTGTCCTTAAATGATGGTTCTTCTCCTTGatcctcctctttctctgtttttctggtTTCTGCTGCCAGAGTTATTCACTAAGCATGCAGTCATTAGTGGCCACCTTCCTGATGTACTCATAGATGTCTGTTGTCTCATCCTCCACAGTggttctgacactcactagtcctTGGCCTCCTTCCTTTTGCTTTGCGTACACTCTCAGGGTGtatcccagcagggtatctAATCCCTGGCATCTGATCACAGGTACTGATCATAGGGACAAGCTCTGCAAAAGCTGTCCTATCGATACATCAATCAGCACAGCGTCTATGTCTTTTCCAGACTTTGATCCTACAATCCAGCTGCTAAAGGCAGAGTCTGCATTCATTGCTAAACATAACATTTCTCCTCACGTTCATGCTTACTGGACATGTCGCTGATGTCAGTGCTAATGGGCCTGATGCATCGTCTGGGCAGAGCACCACTGGTAAAATCATCCTGCAAACTTTGACTGCAAATCTTTAGCAGACTGTGTACGATTTCTAAATGCAGACAGTGTGTGGAAACGGTCTTCTTGTGGTGTCATGTTCCTCTGGTGTCAAGTTTGAAGTTGCCCTATGGCACAGGCCCTATCCACATCAGTTAAATGTAGCATGCTTGGAGAATATGATCGCTGCACCAGGGTCCATGCTCACAGGAGATACTAAGTAGGCACCAATCAGGCACTGGATTGTCAGTACCTGGGGTACCTGAAGCTCAAAACCAGAGTCAATAGCAGAATAAGCTATTTGGCTTTGGCAGAGAAGATCTGGCAAGTTTTTTATGGGCATAATCCACATACTCACCTCTGCTGCTCAACACAGGAATACATTTTCCTTACAAACATGGCACCATTTAAAGGAAAATGAACAGACTTTCCCATAGCATAAGATTTATTGCCAAGAAGAAGTGTGACAGCAAAGAAATGATTGCTCAAATATAAGTTTCTTTACTTTTTCTATGAAGTTTATatgtttcttaaaaataaagtaaatcatCTGCTCTAAACAGGTTTATATAGACTCAAGATTCCTTTTATCATTTTCTTGAAAACGTGTTTTTGGGGTGTTTTGCAAAACTGTAAGGTTCCTCAGTCAcatactttttttcccttcagttGAAAAAACTTGCAGATCTGGCATATTGATCTATCTAAGGTTTGACAGCTTATCTCTGGACAGTCAGCTTAAAGAAGAATTTGCAAAGTTCAtggtagatagatagatagatagatagatagatactttattaatccccaagGGGAAATTCAAGGTTCCAGCAGCTTaagaacaccacacacacagcattcaCTACAATGTACCAGGATGATacacaacaatcaacaaaacaacattactaaatcaatctaaatctaaatcaGTCTAAATCAGCAGTAGCCAAGCGTATAATGTGCTGGGGATGCAGTCCTGTTTGAGGTGTGTGTCAGGATAATAATGCAATGGTGCAACAGTGCAAGGTTAAAATCTAGTGACCAACAGTAAATGTGTGCATATGTCAACATGTACAATAAAATGTAAGCACAGTAATTTAACAGttctaatataaatatatgggcaaataatataaaaactaaCCAGCAGTAGTATAAGAATTATGGCATCAGTGCAAGTCAGATACAATCATTGGTCAAAAATGACATATatggacaataaaaaaaaaatgtaaacatggtaATATAACAGTTCtagtataaatataaatatatgggcaaataagataaaacagaataaagtgTACGCATGGTAATATAACAGTTCAAGTATAAATATATTGgcaaataagataaaacagaataacagtAGGCTAGTATAAGAGTAATAGCATTAGTGCAAGTAAACATAGTAGTATAAGAGTTCTAGCAGCAGTGCAGGGATAAGGTACAATACACAATATGGGCAGATAAGTCCTGTGAATGTATTAGAAGGTGGCGGTGCAGATAGACTATGCAGAGAAGACCAACTCTCCTTTTCCCTTAAGTGAAGCATTGTAAAGTCGTATGGCCCTGGGTACAAATGACTTCCTGAGTCTGTCTGTTGCGCATGTCAGGGAGCGCAGCCTCCAGCTGATCAAGCTCTTCTGCTGTATGATAGTGGTGTGGAGTGGATGACAGTCATTGTCCAGGATGTTGAGTATCTTGTTCATAGTCCTTTTGTCTGATACTGAAGTGATACACTCCAGTTCAGCTCCCACAACAGAGCCAGCTTTCCTTACCAGCCTGTCTAGTCGCCCAGCATCCCTCTTCTTAGTGCTTCCTCCCCAGCATGCCACAGCATAGAAGAGGACGCTGGCAACAACagactggtaaaacatcctgAGGAGCTTGCTGCAGACATTGAAGGACcgcagcctcctcaggaagtacagcctgctctgcccctTCTTGTAGATTGCTGCAGTGTTGGCtgaccagtccagtttatcGTCTAGATGtattcccaggtacttgtatGTGTTCACCACCTCCACATTGACCCCCTCGATGGTGACTGGCAGCAGGGCATGCTTAGACTTCCTGAAATCCACCACCATTTCCTTGGTCTTAGCAGTGTTGAGTTGTAGGTGGTTGAGTCTGCACCATTGCACAAAGTCCTCCACCAGGCTCCTGTATTCCTCCTCTTGCCCGTCCCTGATACAGCCCACAATTGCAGTGTCGTCCGAAAACTTCTGCATGTGGCATGACTCCGTGTTGTAACAGAAGTCAGAAGTGTACAGGGTGAACAGGACTGGAGAGAGCACTGTTCCCTGTGGAGCTCCGGTGCTGCTGATGACAGTGTCGGAGAGGCAGTCCTTCAATCTGACGAACTGTGGCCGTTCAGTCAGGTAGTCTCCAATCCAGGATACTAGGTGAGCATCCACACCCATCTGCAGGAGCTTATCACTCAGTCTGGGGGGGtggatggtgttaaaagcactggagaagtcaaagaacatgattctcactgTACTTTTCCCCTTGTCCAGATGTGAGTGTGTCCTGTGTAGGAGGTATGAGATGGCATCGTCGACGCCCACTTTCTCCTGATATGCAAACTGCAGCGGGTCTAGTGCATGGCGCACCTGTGGCCTAAGTATCCTCAGAACCAGTCTCTCcatggtcttcatcaggtgtGATGTGAGCGCGACTGGCCTGAAGTCATTAAGCTCACTTGGGTGTGGTTTCTTAGGGACAGGTATGAGACATGATGTCTTCCACAGTGTTGGGACTCTCCCGAGGTGCAGGCTCCGGTTGAAGATGTGCTCCAGTGGCTCTCCCAGTTCAGCAGCACAGACCTTAAGCAGTCTTGGGCACAGTCCATCCGGCCCGGCTGCTTTCCTGGGATGGAGTCTCTTCAACTGTCCCCTGACTTGATCTGCCGTGATGAAggggggggagggagggagaggggcAGGTGTGAGGGGTTACCCTGGTCTTGGTCACCCTGAGGAGGCGGGGggtggagagggaggggagtgtgtctgtgtggggtTGCCATTGGTCCGGTGGGGAGGGGTACGTGTTGCATTGAGAGTGAGAGGGGAGGTGTAAATTGGGCAGTTATGCAAACAGTGTCCGGGGGTGGTGGACAGGCCGCATCCATTGAGGCTTGAGCAGGGCAGTCAAACCTGTTGTAGAAGTGGTTTAGCTGGTTTGCCCTGTCCAAATCTCCCTCCACAGAGCTGCTACTCCTCTTCCCCAGGCCTGTAATGGTCTTCATTCCATCCCAGACCTCCTTCATATTATTCTCCTGCAGCTTCTTTTCCACCTTCTTCTTGTAATCCTCCTTGGCCTCTTTCAGCCTGACTTTGAGTTCCCCCTGCACGCGCCTCAGCTCTGCCTGGTTCCCCTCCCTGAACGCCATCTTTTTCCTATTCAGGAGGGTCTTGACATTGCTGGTTATCCAAGGCTTGTTGTTTGGAAAGCAGCGTACAGTTCTTGTGGGGACAACAACGTCCATACAAAAGTTCAGGTAGTCGGTCATACAGTGTGTGACCTCTTCCAAATCTTCTCCATTCTGTAATACACTCCAGTCTGTGGACTCAAAGCAGTCTCTCAAAGCCTCATCTGCTCCAGGTGTCCACTTCCTGAAAGTGCGTGTGGCAGAAGGTAGCCTCTGTACTTTTGGTATGTACAGTGGCTGTAGATGAATGAGGTTGTGATCCGATTTTCCTAGTGGTGGTAGGGGGGTGGCGTTGTATGCGTCTCTCACGTTTGCATACATGAGGTCTATTGTCCGGTTTTTCCTAGTCGGGCAATCAACAAACTGGTAGAAGTTCGTTAGCGTAGAATCCAGTGTTAtgtggttgaagtcgccagAGATCGCAAAGAGAGCATCTGTATGCTGAGTTTGGAGCCTTGCAATTGTAGAGTGAATGATGTCACACGCTACGTCCGGTAGTGCTCGTGGCGGAACGTAAACACAGACAACAATGGCGTGCGAAAACTCTCTCGGCATATAATATGGTCGGAGACTGACAGCAAGCAACTCCACGTCCTTACAGCATGCAGTCTCCTTAACTGTAACATGACCGGGATTACACCATCTGTTGTTTATGTACATCACCAATCCACCTCCCTTCTTCTTGCCCGAAAGTTTAATGTCTCTGTCCAAACGAGCCACACTGAAGCCGGGTAGCTCTACGTTAGCTGTTGGGATGCAGCTAGTTAGCCACGTCTCTGTGAGGCATATTAAGCTACATTCTCTGTACAGTTTCTGATTTCTTACCAGGGAAGCCAGTTCGTCAGTTTTGTTAGCCAGTGAGTTCACGTTCCCCATCACCATCGATGGAACTGCAGGCTTAAATCTCCACTTCTTCTCCCGTCGCCTCGTCCTCACTTTGTCTCCTGCCCTACAGCCGCGAAAAAGCCACAGTTCCTCCGGGATGGTCGCTTGAACGTTGCTGGCGTGTTTCCGCAATGCGAGCAGTTGTTTCCTTGTGTAGACAAGTCTGCTATCGCCAGAAGAGTATATCTGATCCATATCcataggaaaaaataaaaaatactccTTAGGATGTATAATCCGAAGTAAGTAGTAAGCGAAAGTAAACCAAAACAGCACTCAAACACACGAAACATACGGAGCTACTAGGATGGCTGCCACTCGCGTCGGCGCCACTCGCGTATTTATTTAAGATAATTTTTGACAGCCACAGCTGTGGcacataaattatttttataagaCATTCATCACGACTACAGACTGACAGAACTACGAGAAACACCTTTTAGTTATCGTCCTTTTTAGTGGTCTGAAAAGTTCATATGAAAGCATAGGTTTATCTGTTTTAAAGACACAGATAATTTAAGACAATTACACAAGTAGATATTTCAAGAAGACAGTGTAAGCAAACATTTAGGGGCTGTGGTTTCACATGTTACTCCTCCTATCACGCGTTAGAGTCACCTTCCAGTAAGTTTCCGGGTCACTTACCCAGTATATGTACTGGGACTGGCACCAGTATGTTTGAGACACATAAAACCAGAAAACTGTCTCCTCTGTTTATTTCAGCAGACTTTCACAATGGATGCCATAAAATGTGGAGGATTCTCGAAGGTGAAAGACGCTGATGAGGAAATTCAGACAATCTGTGATGAGGTGAGCTTCTTCATAACATTCAGACTCACCTATTAAACAGACACATCAACTCTGTGCTCTGCATTTTACgttgttttacttttattttgtccaTACACAGGTTAAGTGTCAagtagaggaaaaaagaaatgaagcatATGCCGTGTTCAAAGCTGTTCAGTACAAGAGTCAAGTGGTGCAAGGAATCAACTATGACATCAAGGT includes:
- the LOC109201114 gene encoding cystatin-B-like, which produces MDAIKCGGFSKVKDADEEIQTICDEVKCQVEEKRNEAYAVFKAVQYKSQVVQGINYDIKVHVGGSSYLHLRVWKKLPCYGGEAVVTGVEDHHDKDPIQPF